In Falco biarmicus isolate bFalBia1 chromosome 6, bFalBia1.pri, whole genome shotgun sequence, the following are encoded in one genomic region:
- the LOC130151332 gene encoding GPN-loop GTPase 1-like isoform X3: MKFIEKRQNASKYVIIDTPGQIEVFTWSASGTIITEALASSFPSVVVYVMDTSRSTNPVTFMSNMLYACSILYKTKLPFIVVMNKTDIIDHSFAVEWMQDFETFQDALNQETSYVSNLTRSMSLVLDEFYSSLKVVGVSAVLGTGLDDFFVQLSKAVDEYEREYRPEYERLRKTLEKAQDKQKREQLEHLWKDMGSVCMQDNTLAGSDDASAMGPSELILTRGTLDEEDEGESDTDDIDREVTEESHEEPAFRNFMQETRMKYQRSSKANE, encoded by the exons ATGAAGTTTattgaaaaaaggcaaaacgCATCAAA GTATGTCATTATTGACACACCGGGGCAAATTGAGGTGTTCACCTGGTCAGCATCAGGAACCATCATAACTGAGGCCTTG gcttcctcttttccttcagtgGTGGTTTATGTGATGGACACCTCTCGCAGTACTAACCCTGTCACCTTTATGTCCAACATGCTGTATGCCTGCAG cATCCTGTACAAGACAAAGCTACCTTTCATTGTTGTCATGAACAAA aCTGACATAATTGACCACAGTTTTGCGGTAGAATGGATGCAGGACTTTGAGACTTTTCAGGATGCCCTGAATCAAGAGACATCCTATGTCAGTAACCTGACTCGTTCGATGAGTTTAGTGTTGGATGAATTTTACAGTTCACTGAAG GTGGTCGGTGTTTCTGCCGTGCTCGGCACTGGActggatgatttttttgttcagctttcTAAAGCTGTAGATGAATATGAGAG AGAATATCGTCCAGAATATGAGCGCCTAAGGAAAACACTG GAGAAAGCTCAAGATAAacagaagagagagcagctggagcactTGTGGAAGGACATGGGCAGTGTGTGTATGCAGGACAACACACTCGCAG GGTCTGACGATGCTTCTGCAATGGGTCCCTCTGAGCTGATCCTAACACGAGGAACCCTTGATGAAGAAGACGAGGGGGAGAGCGATACCGATGACATTGACCGTGAAG TTACTGAGGAGAGTCATGAAGAACCAGCCTTCAGAAACTTTATGCAAGAGACGCGGATGAAAtaccagagaagcagcaaggcGAATGAGTGA
- the LOC130151332 gene encoding GPN-loop GTPase 1-like isoform X1: MAAAAAAAAGAPVCVLVLGMAGSGKTTFVQRLAAQLHGQRRPPYLINLDPAVPGLPFPANIDIRDTVKYKEVMRQYGLGPNGGIVTSLNLFATRFDQVMKFIEKRQNASKYVIIDTPGQIEVFTWSASGTIITEALASSFPSVVVYVMDTSRSTNPVTFMSNMLYACSILYKTKLPFIVVMNKTDIIDHSFAVEWMQDFETFQDALNQETSYVSNLTRSMSLVLDEFYSSLKVVGVSAVLGTGLDDFFVQLSKAVDEYEREYRPEYERLRKTLEKAQDKQKREQLEHLWKDMGSVCMQDNTLAGSDDASAMGPSELILTRGTLDEEDEGESDTDDIDREVTEESHEEPAFRNFMQETRMKYQRSSKANE, encoded by the exons atggcggcggcagcggcggcggcagcgggcgcTCCGGTGTGCGTGCTGGTGCTGGGTATGGCCGGCTCCGGGAAAACAACCTTCGTGCAG CGCCTGGCGGCCCAGCTGCACGGGCAGCGCCGCCCGCCGTACCTGATCAACCTGGACCCCGCCGTGCCCGGGCTGCCCTTCCCCGCCAACATCG ATATCAGGGACACTGTGAAGTACAAAGAAGTCATGAGACA ATACGGGCTGGGCCCAAATGGTGGAATAGTGACCTCTCTCAATCTCTTTGCTACAAGGTTTGATCAG GTGATGAAGTTTattgaaaaaaggcaaaacgCATCAAA GTATGTCATTATTGACACACCGGGGCAAATTGAGGTGTTCACCTGGTCAGCATCAGGAACCATCATAACTGAGGCCTTG gcttcctcttttccttcagtgGTGGTTTATGTGATGGACACCTCTCGCAGTACTAACCCTGTCACCTTTATGTCCAACATGCTGTATGCCTGCAG cATCCTGTACAAGACAAAGCTACCTTTCATTGTTGTCATGAACAAA aCTGACATAATTGACCACAGTTTTGCGGTAGAATGGATGCAGGACTTTGAGACTTTTCAGGATGCCCTGAATCAAGAGACATCCTATGTCAGTAACCTGACTCGTTCGATGAGTTTAGTGTTGGATGAATTTTACAGTTCACTGAAG GTGGTCGGTGTTTCTGCCGTGCTCGGCACTGGActggatgatttttttgttcagctttcTAAAGCTGTAGATGAATATGAGAG AGAATATCGTCCAGAATATGAGCGCCTAAGGAAAACACTG GAGAAAGCTCAAGATAAacagaagagagagcagctggagcactTGTGGAAGGACATGGGCAGTGTGTGTATGCAGGACAACACACTCGCAG GGTCTGACGATGCTTCTGCAATGGGTCCCTCTGAGCTGATCCTAACACGAGGAACCCTTGATGAAGAAGACGAGGGGGAGAGCGATACCGATGACATTGACCGTGAAG TTACTGAGGAGAGTCATGAAGAACCAGCCTTCAGAAACTTTATGCAAGAGACGCGGATGAAAtaccagagaagcagcaaggcGAATGAGTGA
- the LOC130151332 gene encoding GPN-loop GTPase 1-like isoform X2, whose translation MRQYGLGPNGGIVTSLNLFATRFDQVMKFIEKRQNASKYVIIDTPGQIEVFTWSASGTIITEALASSFPSVVVYVMDTSRSTNPVTFMSNMLYACSILYKTKLPFIVVMNKTDIIDHSFAVEWMQDFETFQDALNQETSYVSNLTRSMSLVLDEFYSSLKVVGVSAVLGTGLDDFFVQLSKAVDEYEREYRPEYERLRKTLEKAQDKQKREQLEHLWKDMGSVCMQDNTLAGSDDASAMGPSELILTRGTLDEEDEGESDTDDIDREVTEESHEEPAFRNFMQETRMKYQRSSKANE comes from the exons ATGAGACA ATACGGGCTGGGCCCAAATGGTGGAATAGTGACCTCTCTCAATCTCTTTGCTACAAGGTTTGATCAG GTGATGAAGTTTattgaaaaaaggcaaaacgCATCAAA GTATGTCATTATTGACACACCGGGGCAAATTGAGGTGTTCACCTGGTCAGCATCAGGAACCATCATAACTGAGGCCTTG gcttcctcttttccttcagtgGTGGTTTATGTGATGGACACCTCTCGCAGTACTAACCCTGTCACCTTTATGTCCAACATGCTGTATGCCTGCAG cATCCTGTACAAGACAAAGCTACCTTTCATTGTTGTCATGAACAAA aCTGACATAATTGACCACAGTTTTGCGGTAGAATGGATGCAGGACTTTGAGACTTTTCAGGATGCCCTGAATCAAGAGACATCCTATGTCAGTAACCTGACTCGTTCGATGAGTTTAGTGTTGGATGAATTTTACAGTTCACTGAAG GTGGTCGGTGTTTCTGCCGTGCTCGGCACTGGActggatgatttttttgttcagctttcTAAAGCTGTAGATGAATATGAGAG AGAATATCGTCCAGAATATGAGCGCCTAAGGAAAACACTG GAGAAAGCTCAAGATAAacagaagagagagcagctggagcactTGTGGAAGGACATGGGCAGTGTGTGTATGCAGGACAACACACTCGCAG GGTCTGACGATGCTTCTGCAATGGGTCCCTCTGAGCTGATCCTAACACGAGGAACCCTTGATGAAGAAGACGAGGGGGAGAGCGATACCGATGACATTGACCGTGAAG TTACTGAGGAGAGTCATGAAGAACCAGCCTTCAGAAACTTTATGCAAGAGACGCGGATGAAAtaccagagaagcagcaaggcGAATGAGTGA